The Streptomyces tubercidicus DNA segment GCTCAGCATGACCGCAAGCACCACCCGTCGCACGGCCGCCGGCAGGTCTCGTACAGCCGTGGCCGCCGCGACCGCGGTCGCCGCCTCGCTGCTGTTGCTCAGCGCCTGCGGCGACCAGACGAATGAGGCCATCGCCAAGCGCGAGGCGAAGAAGACCCGCAATGTTCACGCCCCGTTGTTCAAGAAGCTGCCCAAGGACGTCCAGGAGAAGGGCTTCCTCCAGGTCGGCTCGGACATCACCTACAAGCCGGTGGAGTTCCGCTCCAACGGCAAGATCGAGGGCATCGACCCGGATCTCGCGGCGGCGATGAGCAAGGAGCTGGGCATCAAGCTCAACTTCAACAACGCCACCTTCGACACCCTCATGGGCGGCCTGAAGTCCAAGCGCTACGACATCGCGATGTCGGCGATGACGGACACCAAGGAGCGCCAGGAGGGCATCGACAGCAACACCGGCAAGAAGATCGGCAAGGGCGTCGACTTCATCGACTACCTCAACGTCGGTGTCTCGCTCTACACCCGCAAGGGCAAGACCAACGGCGTCGACGGCTGGGAAACGCTGTGCGGCAAGAAGATCGCGGTGCAGCGCGGCACGGTCTCGCACGACCTGGCCAAGGACAAGTCGAAGGCCTGTGAGTCCAACGACTCGGAGCCGATCTCGATCGA contains these protein-coding regions:
- a CDS encoding ABC transporter substrate-binding protein encodes the protein MTASTTRRTAAGRSRTAVAAATAVAASLLLLSACGDQTNEAIAKREAKKTRNVHAPLFKKLPKDVQEKGFLQVGSDITYKPVEFRSNGKIEGIDPDLAAAMSKELGIKLNFNNATFDTLMGGLKSKRYDIAMSAMTDTKERQEGIDSNTGKKIGKGVDFIDYLNVGVSLYTRKGKTNGVDGWETLCGKKIAVQRGTVSHDLAKDKSKACESNDSEPISIEAFDNDSEAQTRLRTGGVDAVSSDYPVAAYAVKVSGGGKDFQMVGGAPLKAAPYGIAVPKGQERLRDALQAAVEATIKNGSYAKVLDKWDVKDAAVKKVQLNGG